In Sutterella faecalis, a genomic segment contains:
- the murJ gene encoding murein biosynthesis integral membrane protein MurJ, giving the protein MSLIKSAATISGLTLLSRITGVVRDMLIARYFGATAETDAFYVAFRLPNMLRRLFAEGAFQQAFVPMLSEVREKEPEEGEKRFIDNVFTVLALAVFIVSVLGVIAAPLLVWAIAGGMSENPEAFTLATGLTRFMFPYIAFMSLVALAAAVLNTRKKFALPAATPILLNISFILATVFLADRFAEPVWALAVAVIGGGVLQLGAQVWGLSRIGVRVRPRSVRNALHDENVRRVLTLMAPALFGVGVAQLSILINTNIASHLGHGAVTWLNYADRLMEFPTALLGVALGTVLLPGLSAAHARGDDARYNALLDHGLRLVALVGIPASIGLWLTADALVSFLFQGKSFTPEDVSQTAIAVVGYAVGLIGLIGLKIIAPAFYARKDIRTPVKAAFMSLVVVQLINCVSVPFLSHAGLALSVGLGSVVNAGTLLVILRKRGIYSPCAGWFKAILRIALASLLMGGAVWWVQRGVDWTALRWTYRAAGVLGLVAGAAVLYFGALYALGWRVRDIRPA; this is encoded by the coding sequence ATGTCGCTCATCAAATCAGCCGCCACCATTTCAGGACTAACGCTTCTTTCGCGCATCACCGGCGTTGTGCGCGACATGCTCATTGCGCGCTATTTCGGCGCGACGGCGGAAACCGACGCCTTTTATGTGGCCTTCAGGCTTCCCAATATGCTGCGGCGCCTTTTTGCGGAAGGGGCCTTCCAGCAGGCATTCGTGCCGATGCTCTCCGAGGTGAGGGAAAAGGAGCCCGAGGAAGGCGAAAAGCGCTTCATCGACAATGTCTTTACGGTGCTCGCGCTTGCCGTCTTCATCGTGAGCGTCCTCGGCGTCATCGCGGCGCCGCTTCTCGTCTGGGCCATTGCGGGCGGCATGAGCGAAAATCCGGAAGCCTTTACGCTTGCGACCGGGCTCACGCGCTTCATGTTCCCGTACATCGCCTTCATGAGTCTCGTGGCTCTGGCTGCGGCGGTTCTTAATACCCGGAAGAAGTTTGCGCTGCCTGCGGCAACGCCGATTCTCCTCAATATTTCCTTCATTCTTGCAACCGTTTTTCTCGCCGATCGCTTTGCCGAACCCGTCTGGGCGCTTGCCGTCGCCGTGATCGGCGGGGGCGTGCTGCAGCTCGGCGCTCAGGTCTGGGGGCTTTCAAGAATCGGCGTTCGGGTGCGGCCGAGGAGCGTGAGGAATGCGCTTCACGACGAAAATGTTCGGCGCGTTCTCACGCTGATGGCACCGGCGCTCTTCGGAGTAGGGGTCGCTCAGCTCTCCATCCTCATCAACACCAACATTGCTTCACACCTGGGGCATGGCGCCGTGACGTGGCTCAACTACGCCGACCGCCTCATGGAATTTCCAACGGCGCTTCTCGGCGTCGCGCTCGGCACCGTGCTTCTCCCGGGGCTTTCGGCCGCGCATGCGAGAGGCGACGATGCGCGCTACAACGCGCTTCTCGATCATGGACTGAGGCTTGTTGCGCTCGTCGGCATCCCCGCGAGCATCGGCCTCTGGCTGACGGCGGATGCGCTCGTGAGCTTTCTCTTTCAGGGAAAGAGCTTTACGCCCGAAGATGTGAGTCAGACCGCGATTGCGGTCGTGGGTTATGCGGTTGGATTGATCGGCCTCATCGGCCTCAAGATCATTGCGCCCGCCTTTTATGCGCGAAAGGACATCCGCACGCCCGTGAAGGCAGCCTTCATGTCGCTTGTTGTCGTGCAGCTCATCAACTGCGTCTCCGTGCCTTTTCTTTCTCATGCGGGGCTTGCGCTTTCCGTGGGCTTGGGGAGCGTCGTGAATGCCGGAACGCTTCTCGTCATTCTGAGAAAGCGCGGAATTTATTCGCCCTGCGCGGGGTGGTTCAAGGCCATTCTGAGAATCGCCCTGGCCTCGCTTCTGATGGGGGGCGCCGTCTGGTGGGTTCAGAGGGGCGTCGACTGGACGGCGCTTCGCTGGACCTATCGCGCCGCGGGCGTTCTAGGCCTTGTGGCGGGAGCTGCGGTTCTCTATTTCGGAGCGCTTTATGCGCTCGGCTGGCGGGTGAGGGACATCCGGCCCGCGTGA
- the rpsT gene encoding 30S ribosomal protein S20, with the protein MANTKQARKRARQTVARNLHLAAQRSQYRTAIKKVRKLVAAGDKAAALEAFKAAESVIDKMARKHVLHGNAAARHKSRLSAEIKAMAAAA; encoded by the coding sequence ATGGCCAATACCAAGCAAGCTCGCAAGCGCGCCCGTCAGACCGTTGCGCGTAATCTGCATCTCGCCGCCCAGCGCAGCCAGTACCGCACCGCCATCAAGAAGGTGCGCAAGCTCGTCGCTGCCGGCGACAAGGCTGCTGCCCTCGAAGCCTTCAAGGCTGCTGAATCCGTGATCGACAAGATGGCCCGCAAGCACGTGCTCCACGGCAACGCTGCTGCCCGCCATAAGAGCCGCCTCTCCGCCGAAATCAAGGCGATGGCTGCCGCCGCCTAA
- the trhA gene encoding PAQR family membrane homeostasis protein TrhA has protein sequence MGNSEKSALNALGGYSVREEIANAMTHGIAVLLSIAALVLLIVFSVREGAGALAIVSSVIFGSSMIILYTVSTLYHAIPNLRAKRVLQILDHSAIYILIAGSYTPFCLITLGNTTGIVLCSIVWTIALLGALLQPILLKAADWLNCVLYLGLGWCIVFVMKPLIEALPSGGLWLLAAGGVTYSLGVVFYLWERLPYNHAIWHVFVLAGTTLQFLAVLLYVIPDAPGIAA, from the coding sequence ATGGGAAATTCTGAGAAGTCGGCGCTCAATGCGCTCGGCGGCTATAGCGTTCGGGAGGAGATTGCCAATGCGATGACGCACGGCATAGCCGTGCTTCTCTCGATTGCCGCACTCGTGCTTCTCATTGTCTTCTCGGTGAGAGAAGGGGCGGGGGCTCTTGCAATTGTGAGCTCGGTGATTTTCGGCTCCTCGATGATCATCCTCTATACGGTATCGACCCTCTACCACGCGATTCCGAATCTTCGGGCCAAGCGCGTTCTCCAGATTCTCGACCATAGTGCAATCTACATTCTGATTGCCGGATCCTATACGCCCTTCTGCCTCATCACGCTCGGCAATACCACGGGGATCGTGCTTTGCTCCATCGTCTGGACCATCGCGCTCCTCGGGGCCCTTCTTCAGCCCATACTTCTCAAAGCCGCCGACTGGCTCAACTGCGTCCTTTATCTCGGTCTCGGCTGGTGCATCGTTTTCGTAATGAAGCCTTTGATTGAAGCGCTGCCTTCGGGCGGGCTCTGGCTTCTTGCGGCTGGCGGCGTCACGTATTCGCTCGGCGTCGTCTTTTACCTGTGGGAGCGCCTGCCGTACAACCACGCGATCTGGCACGTCTTCGTGCTTGCAGGCACGACGCTGCAGTTTCTGGCCGTGCTCCTTTACGTGATTCCCGATGCGCCCGGCATTGCCGCCTGA
- the murB gene encoding UDP-N-acetylmuramate dehydrogenase: MIKIEENYSLNDRTTFGVRATAEAWTEAQTTGELMEAVKTAKERGWPLHILGGGSNVILMSRVPGLVLHPVFHGIRKEDEKDGSTLVIAGASEALDKLVRTSIEWGLGGLENLAAIPGTVAGAVVQNAGAYGLEIAERLAWCRALNTETGEERVFTTEDCDFGYRSSFFKSDAGKPFIILEAAFRLPVRWTPVIAYKELALAFEGMPSDAVAPAAVEAKVREIRAAKLPDPRETGSAGSFFKNPVVTKLKARELITLHPSLVTYPLAGGRAKLAAGWLIDAAGLKGYAEEKVGIWPRHALILVNRGGATGEDVLRFAHEVRDRVERRFGVELEPEPVIMGGSWDD; this comes from the coding sequence ATGATAAAAATTGAAGAAAATTATTCACTGAACGACCGCACAACCTTTGGGGTCCGGGCAACCGCTGAAGCCTGGACCGAGGCCCAAACGACGGGCGAACTCATGGAAGCCGTGAAGACGGCAAAAGAGCGCGGCTGGCCTCTTCATATCTTGGGAGGCGGCTCGAACGTGATTCTGATGAGCCGCGTTCCCGGACTGGTTCTTCATCCGGTTTTTCACGGCATTCGAAAGGAAGATGAAAAGGACGGCAGCACGCTCGTCATCGCAGGCGCCTCTGAAGCGCTTGACAAGCTCGTGCGCACCTCGATCGAATGGGGTCTCGGCGGGCTCGAAAATCTCGCGGCCATCCCCGGCACGGTTGCGGGCGCCGTTGTGCAGAATGCGGGCGCCTACGGACTTGAAATCGCCGAGCGCCTTGCCTGGTGCCGCGCTTTGAATACGGAGACGGGAGAAGAAAGGGTCTTCACGACCGAAGACTGCGACTTCGGCTACCGCTCGAGCTTCTTTAAATCGGATGCAGGAAAGCCCTTCATTATTCTCGAGGCTGCTTTCCGCCTGCCTGTCCGCTGGACTCCGGTGATTGCCTATAAGGAGCTTGCGCTTGCGTTTGAAGGAATGCCCTCCGACGCTGTTGCGCCCGCAGCGGTAGAGGCAAAGGTGCGCGAAATTCGCGCTGCGAAGCTCCCTGACCCCAGGGAAACCGGCAGCGCCGGGTCCTTCTTCAAGAATCCGGTCGTTACGAAGCTGAAGGCCCGGGAGCTCATTACCCTTCATCCATCGCTCGTCACCTATCCGCTCGCCGGGGGGCGCGCGAAGCTCGCCGCGGGCTGGCTCATCGACGCAGCGGGACTCAAGGGCTATGCGGAAGAGAAGGTCGGCATCTGGCCGAGGCACGCCCTCATTCTCGTCAACCGCGGCGGCGCTACGGGCGAAGACGTGCTTCGCTTCGCGCATGAGGTGAGAGACCGTGTTGAGCGCCGCTTCGGCGTTGAACTCGAACCCGAACCCGTCATCATGGGCGGCAGCTGGGACGATTGA
- the dxs gene encoding 1-deoxy-D-xylulose-5-phosphate synthase: MDYPLLDEVTGVEALRKLPVEELPELARELRHFMVRSVAKTGGHLSSSLGAVELAIALHYVFNTPYDRIVWDVGHQAYAHKILTGRREGMAKLRMLNGLSGFPKRSESPFDAFGTAHSSTSISAALGMAVAAHLEGEDDRWAIAVIGDGALTGGMAIEALNDAGVWKKGLRLLVIVNDNDCSISPPAGALSKHLAKIVSTRAFNSAREMSKRMMKPIPRLWEVAKLAERQTIGFLSPQSALFSAFDINYYGPVDGHDVESLVSVLKNLREMDRPLVLHVATMKGKGYAPAEADPTLYHGVSPFDPAKGIVKSNAPSKPTYTQVFSRWICDMAAHDKRLYAITPAMREGSGLVEFNRLYPDRYRDVAIAEQHSVTYAAGLACGGMKPVLAIYSTFLQRGLDQLIHDVALQNLPVMLAIDRGGIVGADGATHQGVFDIVELRSVPNMTVMTPSDERETRLMLNTAYFMDAPASVRYPRGKGPGVEAGTDFETIPIGVSKTLRKGSKVAFLGFGAMTGVLKPVAEALDGTLIDMRFVKPIDRDAILEAARTHELIVTAEEGALMGGAGDAVMEVLADAGVVLPVMRFGIPDEFIEQGTQKEIYELLGLTPQAIEARVRERLASLDSEAAEA; the protein is encoded by the coding sequence ATGGACTATCCGCTTCTTGACGAGGTGACGGGCGTGGAGGCGCTCAGAAAACTTCCTGTGGAGGAGCTTCCCGAGCTCGCCCGGGAGCTGAGGCACTTCATGGTGCGCTCCGTCGCGAAGACGGGGGGACATCTTTCGAGTTCGCTCGGCGCCGTGGAGCTCGCGATTGCGCTTCATTACGTCTTCAATACCCCTTACGACCGCATCGTCTGGGATGTGGGCCATCAGGCGTATGCGCATAAGATCCTGACGGGGCGCAGAGAGGGCATGGCGAAGCTGAGGATGCTGAACGGCCTCTCCGGGTTCCCGAAGCGCTCCGAGTCGCCCTTCGACGCCTTCGGCACCGCTCACAGCTCCACTTCGATTTCAGCCGCACTCGGCATGGCAGTCGCGGCGCACCTTGAAGGCGAAGACGACCGCTGGGCCATCGCCGTGATCGGCGACGGCGCGCTCACCGGCGGCATGGCGATTGAGGCCCTGAACGACGCGGGCGTCTGGAAGAAGGGCCTGAGGCTTCTCGTCATCGTGAACGACAACGACTGCTCGATTTCTCCCCCTGCCGGGGCGCTCTCGAAACACCTCGCGAAAATCGTCTCGACGCGGGCCTTCAACAGCGCGCGCGAAATGAGCAAGCGCATGATGAAGCCGATTCCGCGTCTCTGGGAGGTCGCAAAGCTCGCCGAACGCCAGACGATCGGGTTCCTCAGCCCCCAGTCGGCGCTCTTTTCGGCTTTCGACATCAATTACTACGGGCCCGTTGACGGACATGACGTCGAGAGCCTCGTGAGCGTTTTGAAGAATCTCCGCGAAATGGACCGGCCGCTCGTGCTCCATGTCGCGACGATGAAGGGAAAGGGCTACGCGCCGGCGGAAGCTGATCCCACGCTCTACCACGGCGTCTCGCCCTTTGATCCTGCGAAGGGGATCGTCAAGTCGAACGCTCCCTCGAAGCCCACCTATACGCAGGTCTTCAGCCGCTGGATCTGCGACATGGCGGCGCACGACAAGCGCCTTTACGCCATTACGCCCGCCATGCGGGAAGGCTCGGGCCTCGTGGAATTTAACCGCCTTTATCCGGACCGCTACCGCGACGTGGCGATCGCCGAGCAGCATTCAGTGACCTATGCAGCGGGTCTTGCCTGCGGCGGCATGAAGCCTGTGCTGGCCATCTATTCGACGTTCCTTCAGCGCGGCCTTGATCAGCTCATTCACGACGTGGCGCTGCAGAACCTCCCCGTCATGCTCGCGATTGACCGCGGCGGCATCGTAGGTGCTGACGGTGCGACCCATCAGGGGGTCTTCGACATCGTCGAATTGAGAAGCGTCCCCAACATGACGGTGATGACGCCTTCGGATGAGCGCGAGACGAGGTTGATGCTCAATACCGCGTACTTCATGGATGCGCCCGCATCGGTGCGTTATCCGCGCGGCAAAGGCCCGGGCGTCGAAGCAGGGACGGATTTTGAGACCATTCCCATCGGCGTTTCGAAGACACTGCGGAAGGGCTCGAAGGTCGCGTTCCTCGGTTTCGGCGCCATGACGGGCGTTCTGAAGCCCGTGGCGGAAGCGCTCGACGGGACCCTGATCGATATGCGGTTTGTGAAGCCCATCGACCGCGACGCCATTCTGGAAGCCGCCCGCACGCATGAGCTCATCGTGACTGCTGAGGAAGGCGCCCTCATGGGCGGAGCGGGCGACGCCGTGATGGAGGTGCTTGCAGACGCTGGAGTCGTCCTCCCCGTCATGCGGTTCGGCATCCCCGATGAATTCATCGAGCAGGGCACGCAGAAGGAAATCTACGAACTGCTCGGACTCACCCCGCAGGCGATTGAAGCCCGGGTGCGCGAACGCTTGGCGTCGCTCGATAGCGAAGCGGCCGAAGCCTGA
- a CDS encoding polyprenyl synthetase family protein — MTAREEQESAIGFEAWSHERARHFEWAAESMMPRPGAGPKRLIGAMRYAVLGGGKRIRPLLCYAAGVISGADEAVLDRAALALEMIHSYSLVHDDMPSMDNDTLRRGRPTCHVQYGEALAMLAGDALQAEAFTVISAPQVPAETAARLTQTLARAAGVWGMCGGQALDLAMVGEHPGEAELLRMQAMKTGAMILASVLMGAQAGCWEKLGDGAKAGLVQYAQSLGVAFQVVDDILDCTQDTKTLGKTAGKDEKDDKPTWVSLLGLEGARERAENLEREALQALQLVEADREVPEAGAQRLREIALYVVRRTH; from the coding sequence ATGACGGCTCGAGAGGAGCAGGAATCCGCAATCGGCTTTGAAGCCTGGTCGCACGAGCGGGCGAGACATTTCGAATGGGCGGCGGAATCGATGATGCCGCGCCCCGGGGCAGGTCCGAAGCGGCTGATCGGCGCCATGCGCTACGCCGTCCTCGGGGGCGGGAAGCGCATCCGGCCGCTCCTTTGCTACGCCGCGGGCGTCATCTCCGGTGCGGATGAAGCCGTTCTGGACCGTGCGGCGCTCGCGCTGGAAATGATCCACAGCTACAGCCTCGTGCACGACGACATGCCGTCGATGGACAACGATACGCTTCGCCGCGGGCGGCCTACCTGCCACGTCCAGTACGGTGAAGCGCTCGCGATGCTTGCGGGCGACGCGCTCCAGGCGGAAGCCTTCACCGTCATTTCCGCGCCCCAGGTTCCGGCTGAAACTGCCGCGCGCCTCACGCAGACGCTTGCGCGCGCCGCAGGCGTCTGGGGCATGTGCGGCGGTCAGGCCCTAGATCTCGCCATGGTGGGCGAACATCCGGGCGAAGCCGAACTGCTTCGCATGCAGGCCATGAAGACGGGCGCGATGATTCTCGCCTCCGTTCTGATGGGCGCACAGGCGGGATGCTGGGAAAAGCTCGGCGACGGCGCAAAGGCGGGGCTCGTTCAATACGCGCAGTCGCTCGGCGTTGCCTTCCAGGTGGTCGATGACATTCTCGACTGCACGCAGGACACGAAAACGCTCGGGAAGACGGCCGGCAAGGACGAAAAGGACGATAAGCCCACGTGGGTGTCGCTCCTCGGACTTGAGGGCGCCCGGGAGCGTGCGGAGAATCTCGAAAGAGAGGCGCTTCAGGCGCTTCAGCTCGTTGAAGCCGATCGTGAAGTTCCTGAGGCAGGTGCGCAGCGACTCAGGGAAATCGCGCTCTACGTCGTGAGACGCACCCATTGA
- the xseB gene encoding exodeoxyribonuclease VII small subunit, which translates to MTEAVQKPARPPEELSFEEALAELEALTAQMASGTVTLEESVKGYERGAKLLLRCRSELARAREAIERIRAENPGAADGDTPF; encoded by the coding sequence ATGACCGAAGCAGTCCAAAAGCCGGCAAGGCCGCCGGAAGAGCTTTCCTTTGAGGAAGCGCTCGCCGAGCTCGAAGCACTGACGGCGCAGATGGCATCCGGAACCGTGACGCTCGAAGAGAGCGTGAAGGGTTATGAAAGGGGCGCGAAGCTCCTCCTTCGCTGCCGCTCGGAGCTCGCGCGCGCCCGCGAGGCGATTGAACGCATCCGCGCCGAAAATCCCGGTGCGGCCGACGGCGACACGCCTTTCTGA
- a CDS encoding ZIP family metal transporter: protein MSLLLCLEVFLANFITRGAAILCAFWLVTRPFARFGDVMLAAASGFLLTMSFTHLLPEAFEVEGADPHALGMAMLAVVLLFIISGCLLGGGHAHEAQKGETKSLPALFAAASLHSFVDGILIVTTFLVSESAGWLAALAVLMHELPQQAGFMVILKNAGKSSRSALLFCSGIALSAVVGGFAGLAAIGSFEGLLPYALAMSSASFVYITLFALLPEVFEGAEEKRARFKSLLAVLAGCALSLLLLGAAHEHDHDHASIEGFHAPHEDVRLK from the coding sequence ATGAGCCTTCTACTTTGCCTTGAGGTGTTCCTCGCCAATTTCATCACCCGGGGAGCCGCTATTCTCTGCGCCTTCTGGCTGGTGACGCGTCCTTTCGCGCGCTTCGGAGACGTGATGCTTGCCGCGGCGAGCGGATTTCTCCTCACCATGTCCTTTACGCATCTGCTTCCGGAAGCATTTGAAGTTGAAGGAGCGGACCCGCATGCGCTCGGAATGGCGATGCTCGCGGTCGTTCTCCTCTTCATCATTTCCGGATGTCTTCTTGGCGGCGGTCATGCGCATGAAGCGCAAAAGGGTGAGACGAAGAGCCTTCCGGCGCTTTTTGCGGCGGCGTCGCTCCACAGCTTTGTTGACGGCATTCTGATTGTAACCACATTCCTTGTGAGCGAATCGGCCGGGTGGCTTGCGGCTCTCGCGGTACTCATGCATGAACTCCCTCAGCAGGCGGGATTCATGGTGATTCTGAAGAATGCGGGAAAGTCTTCCCGATCGGCGCTTCTTTTCTGCTCCGGCATTGCGCTCTCTGCGGTGGTTGGAGGCTTTGCAGGGCTCGCTGCGATCGGAAGCTTTGAAGGGCTTCTTCCCTATGCGCTCGCGATGTCGTCCGCTTCCTTCGTCTACATCACCCTCTTTGCGCTTCTGCCAGAGGTCTTTGAAGGGGCTGAAGAGAAGCGCGCCCGCTTCAAAAGCCTTCTTGCCGTGCTCGCAGGCTGCGCGCTCTCGCTACTTCTCCTTGGCGCCGCGCATGAGCATGATCACGATCATGCCTCAATAGAAGGCTTTCATGCGCCGCATGAGGATGTCCGCCTCAAATGA
- a CDS encoding dicarboxylate/amino acid:cation symporter, with protein MASKCRISLAWQMMIGLALGVIVGAIVDSQFAQTYLQPLGTLFIRLIRMVVVPLVVATIIAGAAGISDTSKLGRVAGKVLVVYAITTAIAVAIGLLFANLIQPGLGLDLSTDGLVAKAVKAPSLSETLLNIVPINPMEAMAKGSMLQIIFFAVIFGFGLAALGERGKPVLHFFEIVGDVMIRVTGYVMMYAPIGVFGLIAFTVAKHGLSVLLPLFSLILTSFIATVVLVFLILIPMVMFLGKTGPAKFLKGIFEPWLVAFTTCSSAAALPANLKAARRLGATKSIASFSIPLGNTVNMNGTAVYMGVCAIFAAEVFGIHLSISDQLTVVLMGVLAAIGTAGVPGAGLIMTTVVFTQVGIPLEAVALIAGIDRILDMIRTSINVVGDVASAIVVTNLEGDLNSEPYQEGEA; from the coding sequence ATGGCATCCAAATGCAGGATTTCACTCGCGTGGCAGATGATGATCGGCCTCGCGCTCGGCGTCATAGTCGGCGCGATCGTTGACTCGCAGTTTGCTCAGACCTATCTGCAGCCCCTGGGCACGCTCTTCATCCGCCTCATCCGCATGGTGGTGGTACCGCTCGTCGTCGCAACGATCATCGCGGGCGCTGCCGGCATTTCCGACACTTCCAAGCTCGGCCGCGTAGCCGGCAAGGTGCTCGTGGTCTACGCCATCACGACCGCCATTGCCGTGGCAATCGGCCTGCTCTTTGCCAATCTCATCCAGCCGGGCCTCGGGCTTGACCTCTCGACCGACGGTCTCGTCGCCAAGGCCGTGAAGGCGCCGAGCCTCTCCGAAACGCTCCTCAACATCGTGCCGATCAACCCGATGGAAGCGATGGCCAAGGGCTCGATGCTCCAGATCATCTTCTTTGCGGTGATTTTCGGCTTCGGCCTCGCGGCGCTCGGCGAACGCGGCAAGCCCGTGCTTCACTTCTTTGAAATCGTGGGCGACGTGATGATCCGCGTGACGGGCTACGTCATGATGTACGCTCCGATCGGCGTCTTCGGCCTCATTGCCTTCACGGTCGCGAAGCACGGCCTTTCGGTGCTCCTCCCGCTCTTCTCCCTCATCCTCACGTCCTTCATTGCAACGGTTGTGCTCGTCTTCCTGATCCTCATCCCGATGGTGATGTTCCTCGGCAAGACCGGTCCCGCGAAGTTCCTGAAGGGCATCTTCGAACCCTGGCTCGTCGCCTTCACGACCTGCTCGTCCGCAGCTGCGCTTCCTGCCAACCTCAAGGCCGCACGGCGCCTCGGCGCCACGAAGTCGATCGCTTCCTTCTCGATCCCGCTAGGCAACACCGTCAACATGAACGGCACCGCGGTCTACATGGGCGTCTGCGCAATCTTTGCGGCTGAAGTCTTTGGCATTCACCTCTCGATCTCCGACCAGCTTACCGTCGTTCTGATGGGCGTTCTCGCCGCCATCGGCACCGCGGGCGTTCCGGGCGCCGGCCTCATCATGACGACCGTAGTCTTCACGCAGGTGGGCATTCCGCTTGAAGCCGTGGCCCTCATCGCCGGCATCGACCGTATCCTCGACATGATCCGTACGTCGATCAATGTGGTGGGCGACGTTGCCTCCGCCATCGTCGTCACAAACCTCGAGGGCGACCTCAACAGCGAACCCTATCAGGAAGGCGAAGCCTGA
- a CDS encoding META domain-containing protein codes for MSFKPLLPALFCAVLAAGCASTGGNAGPQGKAPELAGKSFMWTGGVSEDCELPPTISFSEEGRISGLAGCNRLLGQYKQDGTSLDLGEVATTMKLCAPQFMKVEDEFLGFLRQVRYVTEAGDGIDLWDSNGKKIVTLVPERAGKCD; via the coding sequence ATGAGCTTCAAGCCTTTACTTCCCGCTCTTTTCTGCGCAGTTCTTGCCGCCGGCTGCGCCTCCACCGGCGGCAATGCCGGTCCTCAGGGGAAAGCCCCCGAGCTCGCCGGCAAATCCTTCATGTGGACGGGGGGCGTGAGCGAGGATTGCGAACTTCCGCCCACGATTTCCTTCAGCGAGGAAGGCCGCATCTCTGGACTTGCCGGCTGCAACCGGCTCCTCGGGCAATATAAGCAGGACGGAACGAGCCTCGACCTCGGCGAGGTTGCAACCACGATGAAGCTCTGCGCCCCTCAGTTCATGAAGGTCGAGGATGAATTCCTCGGGTTCCTCCGTCAGGTCCGCTACGTTACGGAAGCGGGCGACGGCATCGACCTCTGGGACAGCAACGGCAAAAAGATCGTCACGCTCGTCCCCGAACGCGCGGGCAAGTGCGATTGA